Proteins encoded within one genomic window of Pigmentiphaga sp. H8:
- a CDS encoding 4-hydroxybenzoate 3-monooxygenase, producing the protein MSERTQVGIVGAGPAGLLLSHLLHREGIESIVFDNRSREHVQQRLRAGVLEQGTVDLLAEVGLGERMRRLGMPQTSLDFRYARASHRIDFAQEIGRTVMVYPQHEVVHDLIEARLAAGGDLRFDTPVTAIRDLEGPSPTILAGPEGRPVRCDFIAGCDGFHGICRDAIPASVMKTYDRVYPFGWLGILAEVPPAAPDVTWGCHETGFAMLSFRSPTRSRLYLQCEPDDDPDNWSDDRIWSALHERLDVPGMPPLIEGPIVQKGVTAMRSFQVEPLRHGALFLAGDAAHIVPPTGAKGLNSAVADIRVLGRALAAYYRQGSTRLLDSYSETCLRRMWLVHRFSAGLCTMVHSFPGQSDFARRLQRADLDYMTGSEPGRQAFSENFTGLPIEA; encoded by the coding sequence ATGAGCGAGCGTACCCAGGTCGGCATCGTCGGGGCGGGCCCCGCCGGACTGCTGCTTTCCCACCTGCTGCACCGGGAAGGCATCGAATCCATCGTGTTCGACAACCGCAGCCGCGAACACGTGCAGCAGCGCCTGCGGGCCGGGGTGCTGGAACAAGGCACGGTCGATCTGCTGGCCGAGGTCGGACTGGGCGAACGCATGCGGCGCCTGGGCATGCCGCAGACCAGCCTCGACTTCCGCTACGCCCGGGCCTCGCACCGCATAGACTTCGCGCAGGAAATCGGCCGCACGGTCATGGTCTATCCCCAGCATGAAGTGGTGCACGACCTGATCGAGGCACGGCTGGCCGCCGGCGGCGACCTGCGCTTCGACACCCCGGTCACCGCCATCCGGGACCTGGAAGGCCCCTCGCCCACCATCCTGGCCGGCCCGGAAGGCAGGCCGGTGCGCTGCGACTTCATCGCGGGCTGCGACGGCTTCCACGGCATCTGCCGCGACGCCATCCCAGCGTCGGTGATGAAGACCTACGACCGCGTCTATCCCTTCGGCTGGCTGGGCATCCTGGCCGAGGTCCCACCGGCCGCGCCCGACGTCACCTGGGGCTGCCACGAGACCGGCTTCGCCATGCTGAGCTTCCGCTCCCCCACGCGCAGCCGCCTCTACCTGCAATGCGAACCGGACGACGATCCGGACAACTGGTCCGACGACCGCATCTGGAGCGCGCTGCACGAACGCCTGGACGTTCCCGGCATGCCGCCGCTGATCGAAGGCCCCATCGTGCAGAAGGGCGTGACCGCCATGCGCAGCTTCCAGGTCGAGCCGCTGCGCCATGGCGCCCTGTTCCTGGCCGGCGATGCCGCGCACATCGTCCCGCCCACCGGCGCCAAGGGGCTGAACTCCGCCGTGGCAGACATACGCGTGCTCGGCCGCGCGCTGGCAGCGTATTACCGCCAGGGCTCCACCCGGCTCCTGGACAGCTATTCGGAAACCTGCCTGCGGCGCATGTGGCTGGTGCACCGGTTCTCGGCCGGACTGTGCACCATGGTGCATAGCTTCCCGGGGCAGAGCGACTTCGCCCGGCGCCTGCAACGGGCCGACCTGGACTACATGACGGGATCCGAGCCGGGCCGGCAGGCCTTCTCGGAGAACTTCACCGGGTTGCCGATCGAGGCCTAG
- a CDS encoding GlxA family transcriptional regulator, whose protein sequence is MSSHFRVRRVDIVVYPGFKSLEAIGPLCVFDYANVHLRKRDLPPAYQVEIAAPQPGVVQSDTLMSLHASKGLDNRDLPDAAILVGARNIEEAMRHSPAIVDWAAAVAPRIARLAALCSGSFFLAEAGLLDGRRATTHWSVSRLLQQRYPRIDVQADAIYIRQGNIWTSAGVTAGIDLALAMVEEDCGRDLALEVARDMVVYLKRPGGQSQFSMHLNSQTTSHPGIRKTQDWILSNLHQPLAVSDLAAHAAMSLRNFTRVFVRETGATPQAFVETARVDLVRRLLEDAALPLKTVAARAGFGSDAQLRKVFQRHLGVTPRAYRERFASAGGSGGEG, encoded by the coding sequence ATGAGCAGCCATTTCCGTGTCCGTCGCGTCGATATCGTCGTCTATCCCGGGTTCAAGTCGCTGGAGGCGATCGGCCCCCTGTGCGTGTTCGACTACGCCAATGTGCACTTGCGCAAACGCGACCTGCCGCCGGCCTACCAGGTCGAGATTGCCGCACCGCAACCCGGGGTAGTGCAATCGGATACCCTGATGTCGCTGCACGCCAGCAAGGGCCTGGACAACCGCGATCTGCCCGATGCCGCCATCCTGGTGGGCGCGCGCAACATCGAGGAAGCCATGCGGCACTCGCCGGCCATCGTCGACTGGGCGGCCGCGGTCGCGCCCCGCATCGCGCGGCTGGCCGCCCTGTGCTCGGGCAGTTTCTTTCTTGCTGAAGCAGGGCTGCTGGACGGCCGGCGCGCCACCACGCACTGGAGCGTGTCGCGCCTGCTCCAGCAGCGCTATCCGCGCATCGACGTGCAGGCCGATGCCATCTACATCCGGCAGGGCAACATCTGGACCTCGGCCGGCGTCACGGCCGGCATCGACCTGGCGCTGGCCATGGTGGAAGAGGACTGCGGCCGCGACCTGGCCCTGGAGGTCGCGCGGGACATGGTGGTCTACCTGAAGCGTCCGGGCGGGCAGTCGCAGTTCAGCATGCACCTGAACAGCCAGACCACCAGCCATCCGGGCATACGCAAGACCCAGGACTGGATCCTGTCCAACCTGCACCAGCCGCTGGCCGTTTCCGACCTGGCCGCCCATGCGGCCATGAGCCTGCGCAACTTCACGCGCGTGTTCGTGCGCGAGACCGGCGCCACGCCGCAGGCCTTCGTCGAGACGGCAAGAGTGGACCTGGTGCGCCGGCTGCTGGAGGACGCGGCCCTGCCGCTCAAGACCGTGGCCGCGCGGGCCGGCTTCGGCTCGGACGCCCAATTGCGCAAGGTGTTCCAGCGCCACCTGGGCGTCACGCCCCGCGCGTATCGCGAGCGTTTCGCCAGCGCGGGCGGCAGCGGCGGGGAAGGCTAG
- a CDS encoding class III extradiol dioxygenase family protein: protein MGRIIAGIGTSHVPSIGAAYDRGKQATPAWRPLFDAYVPVREWLEELKPDVAIMVYNDHGADFFFDKYPTFAVGAADRYDIADEGFGVRPLPPIDGHLEFSQHLCESLVYDEFDLTVCQEMRVEHGFLVPMHLCFDHTPGWNVAAVPFAVNVLQHPLPTARRCYRLGQAIRRAVESYPADLRVVILGTGGMSHQLTGPHFGKMDQDWDQDFLDRIERDPDSLCELTHQTLMERYGAEGIELIMWLVMRGALSNRARRVHRHYYAPMTTGMGLITLEEPV, encoded by the coding sequence ATGGGACGCATCATCGCAGGCATAGGTACTTCTCACGTGCCCTCCATCGGCGCGGCCTACGACCGCGGCAAGCAGGCCACGCCGGCCTGGCGCCCCTTGTTCGACGCCTATGTCCCGGTGCGCGAGTGGCTGGAGGAGCTCAAGCCCGACGTGGCCATCATGGTCTACAACGACCACGGCGCCGATTTCTTCTTCGACAAATATCCGACCTTCGCCGTGGGCGCGGCCGACCGCTACGACATCGCCGACGAAGGCTTCGGCGTACGCCCGCTGCCGCCCATAGACGGCCACCTGGAATTCTCGCAGCACCTGTGCGAATCGCTGGTCTACGACGAGTTCGACCTGACGGTCTGCCAGGAAATGCGGGTCGAACACGGATTCCTCGTGCCCATGCACCTGTGCTTCGACCATACGCCCGGATGGAACGTCGCGGCCGTGCCCTTCGCCGTCAACGTGCTGCAACATCCTCTGCCCACCGCGCGCCGATGCTACCGGCTGGGCCAGGCCATACGGCGGGCCGTCGAATCCTACCCGGCCGATCTGCGCGTCGTCATCCTGGGCACCGGCGGCATGTCCCATCAGTTGACCGGCCCCCACTTCGGCAAGATGGACCAGGACTGGGACCAGGACTTCCTGGACCGCATCGAACGCGACCCCGACAGCCTGTGCGAGCTCACCCACCAGACGCTGATGGAACGCTACGGCGCAGAGGGTATCGAGCTGATCATGTGGCTGGTCATGCGCGGCGCGCTGTCGAACCGGGCGCGGCGCGTCCACCGCCACTACTACGCCCCCATGACCACCGGCATGGGCCTGATCACGCTGGAGGAGCCGGTATGA
- a CDS encoding DUF3820 family protein — translation MNPEDLQRLTTVAMPYGKYKDRLIADLPGPYLAWFARKGFPPGELGRLLALMHEIDHNGLSHLLAPLRQRQR, via the coding sequence ATGAATCCCGAAGACCTGCAACGCCTGACGACGGTCGCCATGCCCTACGGCAAATACAAGGACAGGCTGATCGCCGACCTGCCCGGCCCCTACCTGGCCTGGTTCGCCCGCAAGGGCTTCCCGCCCGGCGAACTGGGGCGCCTGCTGGCGCTGATGCACGAGATCGACCACAACGGCCTGTCGCACCTGCTGGCGCCGTTGCGCCAGCGCCAGCGCTAG
- a CDS encoding tripartite tricarboxylate transporter substrate binding protein, producing MSHRPYPRFHRASPLLAGLALALAATQACAGTADAYPGKPIRLVVPFTPGGLTDKLARSVAHDLQEAWQQPVIVENKPGAGGTIGADLVAKAPADGYTILLGTHATHAINVTLLANLPYDAVRDFEPVSLLATVPNVLMVHPSVPAHSVQELIQLAKRKPGSLNFVSQGIGTSGHMSGDLFKSLAGIDMVHIPARGPAQAVSDVMGGHADILFDSVAIGMPIVRSGKLRALAVTSRERSPAAPELPTMIEAGVPGYEIVLWFSVFAPKGTPADIVLKLNHEIARAMGKPSTRAAFVQEGLTVSASSPEQLGQFQQAEITKWARLIKASGATSNN from the coding sequence ATGTCCCACCGTCCATACCCTCGTTTCCACCGAGCCTCGCCGCTGCTGGCCGGCCTGGCGCTCGCCCTGGCGGCGACGCAGGCCTGTGCCGGCACCGCCGACGCCTACCCCGGCAAGCCCATCCGCCTCGTCGTTCCCTTCACGCCCGGCGGGCTGACCGACAAGCTGGCGCGCAGCGTGGCGCACGACCTGCAGGAAGCCTGGCAGCAGCCGGTCATCGTGGAAAACAAGCCCGGCGCGGGCGGCACCATCGGCGCCGACCTGGTGGCCAAGGCGCCCGCCGACGGCTACACGATCCTGCTGGGCACCCATGCGACCCACGCCATCAACGTCACCCTGCTTGCCAACCTGCCCTACGACGCGGTGCGCGACTTCGAGCCCGTCAGCCTGCTGGCGACGGTGCCCAACGTCCTCATGGTGCATCCCTCGGTCCCGGCGCACAGCGTGCAGGAGCTGATACAGCTCGCCAAGCGCAAGCCCGGCTCGCTCAACTTCGTCTCGCAGGGCATCGGTACCTCGGGCCACATGTCGGGCGACCTGTTCAAGTCGCTGGCGGGCATCGACATGGTCCACATCCCCGCGCGCGGTCCGGCGCAGGCCGTCAGCGACGTCATGGGCGGCCATGCCGACATCCTGTTCGACTCGGTCGCGATCGGCATGCCCATCGTGCGCTCCGGCAAGCTGCGGGCGCTGGCCGTGACCAGCCGCGAACGCTCGCCCGCCGCGCCCGAGCTGCCGACCATGATCGAGGCCGGCGTCCCCGGCTACGAGATCGTGCTGTGGTTCTCGGTGTTCGCGCCCAAGGGCACGCCGGCCGACATCGTGCTCAAGCTGAACCACGAGATCGCGCGTGCCATGGGCAAACCCTCGACGCGGGCCGCATTCGTGCAGGAAGGGCTGACGGTCTCGGCGTCCTCGCCGGAGCAGCTAGGCCAATTCCAACAAGCGGAAATCACCAAATGGGCGCGCCTGATCAAGGCCTCGGGCGCCACGTCGAACAACTGA
- a CDS encoding aromatic ring-hydroxylating dioxygenase subunit alpha translates to MEHVVRNAWYVLGWTAEIGTGPFARRVLDEPVVAFRQRDGRLAALLDRCAHRLVPLSLGSVVDDTLQCGYHGLRYDDTGACVHVPGQANIPPAARVRSFPVTERYGAAWIWMGDPEQADPGLIPAIERYGAPGWTVIWGVPQHHRSHYLNIVENLQDPAHTTYVHPGTIGNPASSDIAPVIEESEGHIVTYRWTLDAEPPPIDRKNANFSGLADRCQYYHFFPPCTSRVDVVTMQAGQEHTEANMDLGLRAFSYKFLTPETDTATHFFWLHVRNFGVGDQELDQRLMRDMGRTFEEDNVIVSAMQREQDATGVRQLAWLRIDAGPSRARRMIEKMAAADAAAAAPAASTAS, encoded by the coding sequence CGTCGTTCGCAACGCCTGGTACGTACTGGGCTGGACCGCAGAAATCGGCACCGGGCCTTTCGCCCGGCGGGTACTGGACGAACCCGTCGTTGCCTTCCGCCAGCGCGACGGCCGGCTCGCGGCGCTGCTGGACCGCTGCGCGCACCGCCTCGTGCCCCTGTCGCTGGGCAGCGTGGTGGACGACACGCTGCAATGCGGCTACCACGGCCTGCGCTACGACGACACCGGCGCCTGCGTGCACGTTCCCGGCCAGGCCAACATCCCCCCCGCCGCGCGCGTCCGCAGCTTTCCCGTCACGGAACGATACGGCGCCGCCTGGATCTGGATGGGCGACCCGGAACAGGCCGACCCCGGGCTCATCCCCGCCATCGAACGCTATGGCGCGCCGGGCTGGACCGTCATCTGGGGCGTCCCCCAGCACCATCGCTCGCACTACCTGAACATCGTCGAGAACCTCCAGGACCCGGCCCACACGACCTACGTTCATCCGGGCACCATCGGCAATCCGGCATCGAGCGACATTGCTCCCGTCATCGAGGAAAGCGAGGGCCACATCGTGACCTACCGCTGGACGCTCGACGCCGAACCGCCGCCCATCGACCGCAAGAACGCCAACTTCAGCGGGCTGGCCGACCGCTGCCAGTACTACCACTTCTTCCCGCCCTGCACCTCGCGCGTGGACGTGGTGACGATGCAGGCCGGCCAGGAGCATACGGAAGCGAACATGGACCTCGGCCTGCGCGCGTTCAGCTACAAGTTCCTGACGCCCGAGACGGACACGGCCACGCATTTCTTCTGGCTGCACGTGCGCAACTTCGGCGTGGGCGACCAGGAACTCGACCAGCGGCTGATGCGCGACATGGGCCGCACTTTCGAAGAGGACAACGTCATCGTGTCCGCCATGCAGCGCGAACAGGATGCCACCGGCGTGCGCCAACTGGCCTGGCTGCGCATCGACGCGGGCCCGAGCCGCGCCCGCCGCATGATCGAGAAGATGGCGGCCGCCGACGCCGCGGCCGCCGCCCCCGCGGCCTCGACGGCGTCCTGA
- a CDS encoding MarR family winged helix-turn-helix transcriptional regulator: protein MSFEQPANCEELLNYRIARLLSVSGALVIRLCEGRYGISRREWRLIAMLADYGTLAPSELAERAHTDRPLVSRAISDLVAKGLVSRVGRSSDRHRVAIELTDKGRALHAELFPITADINGRILQALGPERIRELDDMLNVLTRTAEQINQDYPLKEKADRRNGGSRQWTSSKPDLAGVW, encoded by the coding sequence ATGTCCTTCGAGCAGCCCGCAAATTGCGAGGAACTCCTGAACTACCGGATAGCCAGGCTGCTGTCGGTCAGCGGGGCGCTGGTGATCCGGTTGTGCGAAGGCCGCTACGGCATCAGCCGGCGGGAATGGCGCTTGATCGCGATGCTGGCCGACTACGGCACGCTGGCGCCTTCCGAACTGGCCGAACGCGCGCATACCGACCGGCCCCTCGTGTCCCGCGCCATCAGCGACCTGGTCGCCAAGGGGTTGGTGTCGCGGGTCGGCCGCAGCAGCGACCGGCACCGCGTGGCCATCGAACTGACCGACAAGGGCAGGGCCCTGCACGCCGAGCTGTTTCCCATCACCGCCGACATCAACGGCCGCATCCTGCAAGCACTGGGGCCGGAAAGAATCCGGGAGCTCGACGACATGCTGAACGTCCTGACCCGCACGGCCGAACAGATCAACCAGGACTACCCGCTCAAGGAAAAGGCCGATCGCCGGAACGGCGGGAGCCGCCAGTGGACCTCGTCGAAGCCGGACCTGGCGGGCGTCTGGTAG
- a CDS encoding protocatechuate 3,4-dioxygenase (extradiol catechol dioxygenase that catalyzes the oxidative cleavage of substituted catechols; part of the bacterial aromatic compound degradation pathway) → MTLPQRDRTRPIADSHVFDLRLSWKGYRINKLCNSLSEAANRDAYRADEEAYMTRFGLSDEQKALIRARDFTGLLDAGANIYFLLKLGVVTGNGLYVMGARMRGESYEAFLATRNDKGAV, encoded by the coding sequence ATGACACTTCCCCAACGCGACCGGACACGGCCGATCGCCGATTCGCACGTCTTCGACCTGCGTCTTTCATGGAAGGGATACCGCATCAACAAGCTCTGCAACTCGCTTAGCGAGGCCGCCAACCGCGATGCCTACCGGGCGGACGAAGAGGCCTACATGACCCGCTTCGGCCTGTCCGACGAACAGAAGGCGCTGATACGCGCGCGCGATTTCACCGGCCTGCTCGACGCCGGCGCCAACATCTACTTCCTGCTCAAGCTGGGCGTGGTCACCGGCAACGGCCTTTACGTCATGGGCGCGCGTATGCGCGGAGAAAGCTACGAGGCCTTCCTGGCCACCCGCAACGACAAGGGAGCGGTCTGA
- a CDS encoding zinc-dependent alcohol dehydrogenase, with translation MKALCWHGKKDIRYETVPDPSIEQPGDAIVKVSACAICGSDLHLFDGFIPGMKAGDIMGHEFMGEVVEVGSDTRDLKVGDRVVVPFTIACGACEQCRRGNYSVCERTNRNKELADKVFGHATAGLFGYTHLTGGYAGGQAEYVRVPHADTTHIKVPADLPDEQVLFLGDILPTGWQAVAQCDIQPTDTVAIWGAGPVGLMAMRSAQLQGARQVVVIDHVPERLAMVAQAGATPIDFDQESVVERLRDLTSGNGPEKCIDAVGLESHAARSLDAMYDRAKQAVMLESDRPHVLREMIYVCRPAGVLSIPGVYGGLIDKIPFGASMNKGLTWRMGQTHVQRWSQALLELIAEGRIDPSFVITHSEALEDGPDMYEIFRDKEDGCVKVVLKP, from the coding sequence ATGAAAGCACTGTGCTGGCATGGCAAGAAGGACATCCGGTACGAAACCGTGCCGGACCCGAGCATCGAGCAACCGGGCGATGCCATCGTCAAGGTCTCCGCCTGCGCCATCTGCGGCTCCGACCTGCACCTGTTCGACGGATTCATCCCCGGCATGAAAGCCGGCGACATCATGGGACACGAGTTCATGGGAGAAGTGGTCGAGGTGGGATCGGACACCCGCGACCTGAAGGTGGGCGACCGCGTGGTCGTGCCCTTCACCATCGCCTGCGGCGCCTGTGAGCAATGCCGGCGCGGCAATTACTCGGTGTGCGAGCGCACCAACCGCAACAAGGAACTGGCCGACAAGGTCTTCGGGCACGCCACGGCGGGCCTGTTCGGCTATACCCACCTGACGGGCGGCTATGCCGGAGGCCAGGCCGAATACGTGCGCGTGCCCCATGCCGATACCACCCACATCAAGGTGCCCGCCGATCTGCCGGACGAACAGGTGCTGTTCCTGGGCGACATCCTGCCCACCGGCTGGCAGGCCGTGGCCCAGTGCGACATCCAGCCCACCGACACGGTCGCCATCTGGGGCGCCGGGCCGGTGGGGCTGATGGCCATGCGCAGCGCCCAGTTGCAGGGCGCCCGGCAGGTGGTGGTGATCGATCACGTTCCCGAGCGGCTGGCCATGGTGGCCCAGGCGGGCGCCACCCCCATCGACTTCGACCAGGAAAGCGTGGTCGAACGCCTGCGCGACCTGACCAGCGGCAACGGGCCGGAAAAATGCATAGACGCGGTGGGCCTGGAATCGCACGCCGCGCGCTCGTTGGACGCCATGTACGACCGGGCCAAGCAGGCGGTGATGCTGGAAAGCGACCGTCCCCACGTGCTGCGGGAAATGATCTACGTCTGCCGCCCGGCCGGCGTGCTGTCCATTCCCGGCGTCTACGGCGGATTGATCGACAAGATTCCGTTCGGCGCTTCGATGAACAAGGGCCTGACCTGGCGCATGGGCCAGACCCATGTCCAGCGCTGGAGCCAGGCCTTGCTCGAACTCATCGCCGAAGGCCGGATCGACCCCTCCTTCGTCATCACCCACAGCGAAGCGCTGGAGGACGGACCGGACATGTACGAGATCTTCCGCGACAAGGAGGACGGCTGCGTGAAGGTGGTCCTGAAACCGTGA
- a CDS encoding amidohydrolase, translating to MAAAAAVGLLAACAARGPGGAATSEAADAVYVNGKVATVDAASSVAQAFAVRAGRFVAVGTTERIMAYAGPATQVVDLHGRTVVPGLADSHLHAVGGGPGIDLSATRSIADLAAKVAEAAKGAKPGQVLVSNSDWHEAQLKEQRLPTADELEAAAPGVPVILVRGGHSYFLNNTALAKYGITPATPVPPGGAIPRNAAGRLTGELTDTAKRLAPLPPPPPMTLARLEAQQKKLNEYGLTSIRIPGTNVAAYRQFQQLRDSGKATVRYSILFRPKDLADFRSSIVGGGIRQGEGDEWVKVWGIKISVDGGFEGGYMTRPYEGEMGKGGTYYGLQTIPQATFNEYVAGINQAGWRVAVHAVGDAAVDEVLQGYERAHAQRDIRAQGWTIEHAFITRPDQYPRIKAMNLRMSVQDHLYLAAPVLKRYWGMDRASQVTPLKTYMEQGFMLAGGTDSPVIPVNPFWAMYHFLTRDTISDGVYGADQAVPSRDAVLRLMTINNARLTDEQDIKGSIEPGKLADFVVLSADYLSIPAAEVQRLKALATYVGGRQVYRAESF from the coding sequence GTGGCTGCGGCGGCCGCCGTGGGGCTATTGGCCGCATGCGCGGCACGCGGGCCGGGGGGCGCGGCGACGTCGGAGGCCGCGGATGCGGTCTATGTCAACGGCAAGGTCGCCACGGTCGACGCCGCTTCTTCCGTGGCGCAGGCCTTCGCGGTGCGCGCCGGGCGGTTCGTCGCGGTGGGGACGACCGAGCGCATCATGGCCTATGCGGGACCCGCCACGCAGGTAGTCGACCTGCACGGCCGTACGGTGGTGCCCGGCCTGGCGGATTCGCACCTGCACGCCGTGGGCGGCGGCCCCGGCATCGACCTGTCGGCCACGCGCTCGATCGCCGATCTGGCCGCCAAGGTGGCCGAGGCGGCCAAGGGCGCCAAGCCGGGACAGGTGCTGGTGTCCAACAGCGACTGGCACGAGGCCCAGCTGAAGGAACAACGGCTGCCTACCGCGGACGAACTGGAGGCGGCCGCGCCCGGCGTGCCGGTGATCCTGGTGCGCGGCGGCCACAGCTATTTCCTCAACAATACGGCACTGGCCAAGTACGGCATCACGCCGGCGACGCCGGTGCCGCCGGGCGGCGCGATTCCGCGCAACGCCGCCGGACGCCTGACCGGCGAGCTGACCGACACGGCCAAGCGCCTCGCGCCGCTGCCGCCTCCGCCGCCGATGACGCTGGCGCGGCTCGAGGCGCAGCAGAAGAAGCTGAACGAATACGGCCTGACCAGCATCCGGATACCGGGCACGAACGTGGCGGCCTATCGCCAGTTCCAGCAACTGCGCGACAGCGGCAAGGCCACGGTCCGCTACAGCATCCTGTTCCGTCCCAAGGACCTGGCCGACTTCCGGTCCAGCATCGTGGGGGGCGGCATCCGGCAGGGCGAGGGCGACGAGTGGGTCAAGGTCTGGGGCATCAAGATCAGCGTGGACGGCGGCTTCGAGGGCGGCTACATGACCCGGCCCTACGAAGGGGAGATGGGCAAGGGCGGTACCTACTACGGCTTGCAGACCATTCCGCAGGCGACGTTCAACGAGTACGTGGCGGGCATCAACCAGGCCGGCTGGCGCGTGGCGGTGCACGCGGTGGGCGATGCCGCCGTGGACGAAGTGCTGCAGGGCTACGAGCGGGCCCATGCCCAGCGCGACATCCGCGCGCAGGGCTGGACCATCGAGCACGCCTTCATTACGCGCCCCGACCAGTATCCGCGCATCAAGGCGATGAACCTGCGCATGTCGGTGCAGGACCATCTCTACCTGGCCGCGCCGGTGCTCAAGCGCTACTGGGGCATGGACCGTGCCTCGCAGGTCACGCCGCTCAAGACCTACATGGAGCAGGGCTTCATGCTGGCCGGCGGCACCGATTCGCCGGTGATTCCGGTCAATCCATTCTGGGCCATGTACCACTTCCTGACGCGGGACACGATTTCCGACGGGGTCTACGGTGCCGACCAGGCCGTGCCTTCGCGCGACGCGGTGCTCAGGCTGATGACGATCAACAACGCCCGCCTGACCGACGAGCAGGACATCAAGGGGTCGATCGAGCCCGGCAAGCTGGCGGATTTCGTCGTGCTGTCGGCCGACTATCTCAGCATCCCGGCGGCCGAGGTGCAGCGGCTGAAGGCGCTGGCGACCTACGTGGGCGGCAGGCAGGTGTACCGGGCCGAGTCGTTCTGA